A genome region from Leptospira langatensis includes the following:
- a CDS encoding imelysin family protein, whose product MRNLHRKVFSLLFSLLFGLSFFQCSGSGGSDMSGLALIGLVDSPPSATIPEALTRYADLAYESYNQAVTDATSLQTAIATFNATPNDTNLTAVKNAWVVARSSYLVTEAFRFSQGPIDLDPGYCGGSAPYSGTDECEGALNSWPLDEDVIDNYIGATAIGSITFTNIYSKNGDSTLAAGSEGDPDKVVMTGYHSIEYLLWGKDNSGTGPGGAVNAVPGQRTASYFQDATNGAKRLKFLSEVTVGLIGHLTQVRDQWVSTDPSNFRATQFLLTGNENTSLSDVFKGMGEFVASEWGGDRLAGIASQSQEDEHSCFSDTTKADFYYDAQGFVNIWSGNFNIKKGVTISTGPGLSALLSSKNRVNVLSDADRARDTFCINLDDETTDPNYTTHCPSGSITHRYDQIIINPADTQHTALENLQTLISDRLARDFAAAATKLGVDLTP is encoded by the coding sequence ATGCGGAACTTGCATCGAAAAGTTTTCAGCCTTCTTTTTAGCCTTTTATTCGGGCTCTCTTTCTTCCAATGCTCCGGGTCCGGTGGATCCGATATGTCCGGCCTAGCATTGATCGGCCTCGTGGATAGCCCTCCTTCTGCGACAATACCTGAGGCGCTAACACGTTATGCTGACTTAGCGTATGAATCGTATAACCAAGCGGTTACAGATGCGACCAGTTTGCAAACTGCGATCGCTACCTTTAACGCCACACCGAACGATACGAATCTTACTGCAGTAAAGAATGCTTGGGTAGTAGCTCGTTCCAGCTATTTGGTGACCGAGGCGTTCCGCTTTAGCCAAGGACCGATCGATCTGGATCCGGGTTATTGCGGAGGGTCTGCTCCTTATTCCGGAACGGACGAGTGCGAGGGTGCGCTTAACTCCTGGCCCTTGGACGAAGACGTGATCGATAACTATATAGGCGCTACCGCGATCGGCTCCATTACATTCACAAATATTTATTCCAAGAATGGCGACTCTACACTCGCTGCAGGCTCGGAAGGAGATCCGGATAAGGTAGTCATGACCGGCTATCATTCCATCGAATACCTGTTATGGGGAAAAGACAATAGCGGTACCGGACCTGGAGGAGCAGTCAACGCTGTTCCTGGCCAAAGGACTGCTTCCTATTTCCAAGATGCTACCAATGGTGCGAAGAGGTTAAAATTTCTCTCTGAAGTTACTGTGGGCTTGATCGGTCACTTGACCCAAGTACGAGACCAATGGGTAAGCACCGATCCTTCTAACTTCCGAGCTACTCAATTCCTTTTGACTGGGAACGAGAACACTTCCCTCTCCGATGTTTTCAAAGGAATGGGAGAATTTGTGGCTTCCGAATGGGGAGGAGATCGTTTAGCAGGGATCGCTAGCCAATCGCAAGAAGACGAGCACTCTTGCTTCAGCGATACTACTAAGGCGGACTTCTATTACGATGCACAAGGATTTGTGAATATTTGGAGCGGAAATTTCAATATTAAGAAAGGCGTAACGATCAGCACAGGCCCTGGACTTTCCGCTCTGCTTAGCTCCAAGAATAGAGTGAATGTTCTCTCCGATGCGGATAGAGCGAGGGATACGTTCTGCATCAATTTGGACGATGAGACCACAGATCCAAATTATACGACCCATTGTCCAAGCGGCTCCATTACGCATCGCTACGATCAGATCATTATCAATCCTGCTGATACGCAGCATACTGCCTTGGAGAATCTGCAAACTCTGATCTCAGATCGTTTGGCAAGGGACTTCGCAGCAGCAGCCACCAAATTGGGAGTCGATCTGACGCCGTAA
- a CDS encoding di-heme oxidoredictase family protein — MNCDTNKGSGRISGTLQNTKGNRLIQAIPLLVLGIFLANCQQSKGNEDIAALIGALNNNTSANATDPGEAYSGGYTTNFITNVSAFDVRAANLRYGGASEFNSGNAFFNRNWAAEGSSAAFGLGPTFNTNSCQNCHLHDGRGAPPSSGSADNSPGILFRLSKDGTDPTTGGPVGLTNYGLQLNHKAIGCNPILYTGVNFDCDTGSGSVAGANFTPPEGTVSISYATIAAPNYPSGSHTYPDGTDITLSQPTYTFTWNALFGDPTSTGEGFHFSPRTAQIIPGLGLLEAIPDSILQGWADPSDLDGDGISGKINQVWDITANAKKIGRFGWKSNEPTLFQQTQGAFQGDIGITSPLHPVDNCPAAQTACLAAASGSPDPEITASLANAVIFYNKLVGVPARRNINDPDVIAGKALFSSVGCDSCHKTLVQTGYVSGFPELSYQYIKPYTDLLLHDMGPGLADGRQDFDATGQEWRTAPLWGIGLMQTVNGHTKLLHDGRANGIEEAILWHGGEAQTARQNFQVLTATQRAQLIQFLKSL; from the coding sequence ATGAACTGTGATACCAACAAAGGTTCCGGAAGAATTTCCGGAACATTACAAAACACTAAAGGGAATCGTCTGATCCAGGCGATTCCCTTACTCGTACTCGGGATATTTCTTGCGAATTGCCAGCAATCCAAAGGGAATGAGGATATTGCCGCTCTGATCGGAGCATTAAATAACAATACTTCGGCTAACGCAACGGATCCTGGCGAAGCATACTCCGGCGGTTATACTACGAATTTCATCACGAATGTAAGCGCGTTCGACGTGCGGGCTGCGAACCTCCGATACGGTGGAGCTAGCGAGTTCAACAGTGGTAACGCATTCTTCAATCGAAACTGGGCCGCAGAAGGAAGCAGCGCTGCTTTCGGTTTAGGTCCAACATTCAATACAAACTCCTGCCAAAACTGTCATTTACATGATGGAAGAGGCGCTCCTCCAAGCTCCGGTTCTGCGGACAATTCGCCTGGGATCCTATTTCGCTTATCAAAGGACGGAACGGATCCTACTACTGGAGGTCCGGTCGGTCTTACGAATTACGGATTGCAGTTGAATCATAAGGCGATCGGTTGCAATCCGATCTTGTATACGGGAGTAAACTTCGATTGTGATACCGGATCCGGCAGCGTGGCGGGAGCGAATTTCACTCCTCCGGAAGGAACAGTCTCTATTTCTTATGCGACCATCGCTGCTCCGAATTATCCGAGCGGAAGCCATACCTATCCGGATGGAACCGATATAACTCTAAGCCAGCCAACCTACACGTTCACTTGGAACGCTCTCTTTGGAGATCCGACGAGCACGGGAGAAGGATTTCATTTCTCCCCGAGAACGGCTCAGATCATTCCAGGCCTAGGTCTTTTGGAAGCGATCCCGGATTCGATCCTACAAGGCTGGGCGGATCCAAGCGATCTGGACGGAGACGGGATTTCCGGAAAGATCAACCAGGTATGGGACATTACGGCTAACGCGAAAAAGATCGGACGTTTTGGATGGAAATCGAACGAGCCTACACTATTCCAACAAACACAAGGAGCCTTCCAAGGCGATATCGGGATCACAAGTCCCCTTCATCCTGTGGACAATTGTCCGGCTGCCCAAACTGCATGCTTGGCTGCCGCAAGTGGAAGCCCGGATCCTGAGATCACCGCAAGTCTTGCAAATGCAGTGATCTTCTACAATAAGCTAGTCGGCGTTCCGGCAAGAAGGAATATCAACGATCCGGATGTGATCGCCGGTAAGGCATTATTCTCCAGTGTCGGCTGCGATAGCTGTCACAAGACACTCGTTCAAACAGGTTATGTTTCCGGATTTCCCGAACTTTCCTACCAATACATCAAACCGTATACGGATCTCCTATTGCACGATATGGGTCCGGGCCTCGCAGACGGTCGACAAGACTTCGATGCAACAGGACAGGAATGGAGAACTGCCCCGCTCTGGGGAATCGGTCTGATGCAAACAGTCAACGGACACACAAAGCTTCTTCATGATGGAAGAGCGAACGGAATCGAAGAAGCCATCCTCTGGCACGGAGGAGAGGCCCAGACCGCTCGACAAAATTTCCAAGTCTTAACTGCGACCCAAAGGGCCCAGTTAATTCAATTCTTGAAATCTTTATAA